One stretch of Chelonia mydas isolate rCheMyd1 chromosome 17, rCheMyd1.pri.v2, whole genome shotgun sequence DNA includes these proteins:
- the LIG3 gene encoding DNA ligase 3 isoform X1, with amino-acid sequence MRHARPAWPRVPDLKPTRGRRRGPRGLGRSVPGRSCPRLPEPVWHRGSCMPAVFKSLFLQTARTLLRREGLRLPQRQAFLLRFESCLLRLLAASPFAWFRLLVRNKSLLSAGRNQGACAEDFAVPSALHVWHRRVCTVPDEMAEQRYCVDYAKRGTAGCKKCKEKILKGMVRIGKVVPNPFTESGGEMKEWYHVKCIFEKLERARATTKKIEDITDLEGWEQLQDPEKDMINQYISEASSKAANTPKKKATIQAKLSPSGQITSPKKELLATPNPSPKKFSGFTAKPGNSDEAPESSSHKSSLSAKKCDPKHKDCLLREFRKLCAMVAEKPSYNVKTQIIQDFLQKGTAGDGFHGDLYLTIKLLLPGVIKSVYNLNDKQIVKLFSRIFNCSQEEMVRDLEQGDVSETVRIFFEDSKSCPPAAKSLLTIQEVDEFLTQLSKLSKEDDQQSVLQDITSRCTGNDLKCIIRLIKHDLKMNAGAKHVLDALDPNAYEAFKASRNLQNVVERVLRNQQEADKLPGLKRTLSVQASLMTPVQPMLAEACKSIEYAMKKCPNGMYAEIKYDGERVQVHKNGDHFSYFSRSLKPVLPHKVAHFKDFIPQAFPGGHSMILDAEVLLIDNKAGKPLPFGTLGVHKKAAFQDANVCLFVFDCIYFNNTSLMDRPLRERRKFLHDNMVEIPNRILFSEMKHVTKASDLADMINRVIREGLEGLVLKDIKSTYEPGKRHWLKVKKDYLNEGAMADTADLVVLGAFYGQGSKGGMMSIFLMGCYDPKSQKWCTVTKCAGGHDDATLARLQKELDMVKISKDPSKIPSWLKINKIYYPDFIVPDPKKAPVWEITGAEFSKAEAHTADGISIRFPRCTRIRDDKDWKTATNLPQLKELYQLSKEKSDFNIVAEEEGSTASSSGENEGNSRSSTPHKIAKTPPSKSPAKAKKPEGSKAVVRSPAKKAEEKRGEKRKAAEPDDNRKKMLLDIFTGVKLYLPPSVEDFSKIRRYFVAYDGDLVQEFDTASATHVIGDVDENLGAKRVSPDWIWECIRKRRLVAPR; translated from the exons ATGCGCCATGCCCGCCCTGCGTGGCCGCGAGTCCCGGATTTGAAGCCGACGCGGGGGcggcggcgcgggccgagggggCTGGGCCGGTCAGTCCCCGGACGCTCCTGCCCGCGGCTGCCGGAACCAG TGTGGCATCGAGGGAGCTGTATGCCGGCCGTTTTCAAGAGCCTCTTCTTACAGACTGCCAGGACGCTCCTCAGAAGGGAAGGACTTCGCCTGCCCCAGAGACAGGCTTTTCTGCTGAGATTTGAAAGTTGCCTTCTGCGTCTCCTGGCGGCCAGCCCGTTTGCTTGGTTCCGATTGCTGGTAAGAAATAAGTCTCTCCTTTCTGCCGGCAGAAACCAGGGAGCTTGTGCTGAAGACTTTGCTGTTCCCTCGGCTTTGCATGTTTGGCATCGGAGGGTCTGCACAGTCCCTGATGAGATGGCGGAGCAGAGGTACTGCGTGGACTATGCCAAGCGCGGCACAGCCGGCTGCAAGAAATGTAAGGAGAAGATCTTGAAGGGGATGGTGCGCATTGGGAAGGTGGTCCCCAACCCCTTCACAGAGTCGGGCGGGGAGATGAAGGAGTGGTACCATGTGAAGTGCATTTTTGAGAAGCTAGAGAGGGCTCGGGCCACAACAAAGAAGATTGAAGACATCACAGACTTGGAGGGTTGGGAACAGCTCCAGGATCCGGAGAAAGATATGATAAACCAGTATATCTCAG AGGCCAGTTCCAAGGCTGCGAACACACCTAAGAAAAAGGCGACAATCCAGGCGAAGCTCTCCCCCAGCGGACAGATAACCAGTCCCAAGAAGGAGCTGCTAGCTACCCCCAATCCATCACCAAAGAAATTCTCTGGCTTCACAG CTAAACCGGGCAATTCTGATGAAGCCCCTGAAAGCTCTTCCCACAAGTCTAGCCTCTCTGCAAAGAAGTGTGACCCAAAGCACAAGGATTGCTTGCTGCGGGAGTTCAGAAAGTTGTGCGCCATGGTTGCCGAGAAGCCCAGCTATAACGTGAAAACGCAAATCATTCAGGACTTCTTGCAAAAAGGAACTGCGGGAG ATGGCTTCCATGGTGACCTCTACCTGACTATTAAGCTGCTATTACCAGGTGTCATTAAAAGTGTTTACAACTTGAACGACAAGCAGATTGTCAAGCTATTCAGCAGGATTTTCAACTGCAGCCAGGAGGAGATGGTCCGAGACCTGGAGCAG GGAGATGTTTCCGAAACGGTGCGCATCTTTTTTGAAGACAGCAAGTCCTGCCCTCCTGCTGCCAAAAGTCTCCTTACCATCCAGGAAGTGGATGAGTTCCTCACTCAACTTTCAAAGCTTTCCAAGGAGGACGACCAGCAAAGTGTGCTGCAGGATATCACTAGCAG GTGCACAGGGAATGACCTGAAATGCATCATCAGGCTAATAAAGCATGATCTGAAAATGAATGCTGGTGCAAAGCATGT GTTGGATGCTTTAGATCCTAATGCTTATGAGGCATTCAAAGCCTCCCGCAATCTCCAGAATGTGGTGGAGCGAGTGCTGAGGAACCAGCAGGAGGCTGACAAGTTGCCAGGTCTGAAGCGAACCCTCAGCGTCCAGGCCTCACTGATGACCCCTGTTCAACCCATGCTG GCTGAAGCCTGCAAGTCAATTGAATACGCCATGAAGAAGTGCCCCAATGGGATGTATGCAGAGATCAAATACGATGGGGAGCGAGTCCAGGTCCACAAGAATGGAGATCACTTCAGCTACTTCAGCCGAAGCCTCAAACCTGTCCTCCCTCACAAA GTAGCCCATTTTAAGGACTTCATCCCCCAGGCTTTCCCTGGTGGACATAGTATGATCCTGGATGCGGAAGTTCTTCTGATTGACAACAAAGCAGGCAAACCGCTACCCTTCGGGACCCTTGGAGTGCATAAG aaagctgctttccaGGATGCCAATGTCTGCTTGTTTGTGTTTGACTGCATCTATTTCAATAACACCAGCCTGATGGACAG GCCCCTGCGTGAGCGTCGAAAGTTTCTCCATGATAACATGGTGGAAATCCCCAACCGGATACTCTTCTCTGAGATGAAGCATGTCACG AAAGCTTCAGATCTGGCAGATATGATCAATCGAGTCATCCGTGAGGGGCTGGAAGGACTGGTGCTGAAAGATATAAAG AGTACGTACGAGCCTGGTAAACGTCACTGGCTAAAAGTGAAAAAGGACTATCTGAATGAAGGTGCCATGGCTGACACAGCAGACTTGGTGGTTCTGGGAGCTTTCTATGGACAAGGCAGTAAAG GTGGGATGATGTCCATTTTCCTCATGGGCTGCTATGACCCCAAGAGCCAGAAATGGTGCACGGTGACAAAGTGCGCGGGTGGGCACGATGATGCCACCCTGGCTCGCCTGCAGAAGGAGCTGGACATGGTGAAGATCAGCAAG GATCCCAGTAAAATTCCAAGCTGGCTGAAAATTAACAAGATCTATTATCCAGACTTCATTGTTCCAGACCCAAAG AAAGCCCCGGTGTGGGAGATCACAGGTGCTGAGTTCTCTAAAGCAGAAGCCCACACTGCAGATGGGATCTCCATCCGCTTCCCTCGCTGCACCCGGATCCGAGATGACAAAGACTGGAAGACGGCCACCAACCTCCCTCAGCTCAAG GAGCTATACCAGCTCTCCAAGGAGAAGTCCGATTTCAATATCgtagcagaggaggaggggtccacagccagcagcagtggCGAGAATGAGGGAAATTCTAGGTCTTCCACACCCCACAAAATTGCTAAGACACCCCCAAGCAAGTCACCTGCAAAAGCCAAGAAGCCAGAAG GCAGCAAAGCAGTTGTTAGATCTCCGGCAAAGAAGGCGGAGGAAAAGCGAGGGGAGAAACGGAAAGCAGCTGAGCCGGACGACAACAGAAAGAAG
- the LIG3 gene encoding DNA ligase 3 isoform X2 → MRHARPAWPRVPDLKPTRGRRRGPRGLGRSVPGRSCPRLPEPVWHRGSCMPAVFKSLFLQTARTLLRREGLRLPQRQAFLLRFESCLLRLLAASPFAWFRLLVRNKSLLSAGRNQGACAEDFAVPSALHVWHRRVCTVPDEMAEQRYCVDYAKRGTAGCKKCKEKILKGMVRIGKVVPNPFTESGGEMKEWYHVKCIFEKLERARATTKKIEDITDLEGWEQLQDPEKDMINQYISEASSKAANTPKKKATIQAKLSPSGQITSPKKELLATPNPSPKKFSGFTAKPGNSDEAPESSSHKSSLSAKKCDPKHKDCLLREFRKLCAMVAEKPSYNVKTQIIQDFLQKGTAGDGFHGDLYLTIKLLLPGVIKSVYNLNDKQIVKLFSRIFNCSQEEMVRDLEQGDVSETVRIFFEDSKSCPPAAKSLLTIQEVDEFLTQLSKLSKEDDQQSVLQDITSRCTGNDLKCIIRLIKHDLKMNAGAKHVLDALDPNAYEAFKASRNLQNVVERVLRNQQEADKLPGLKRTLSVQASLMTPVQPMLAEACKSIEYAMKKCPNGMYAEIKYDGERVQVHKNGDHFSYFSRSLKPVLPHKVAHFKDFIPQAFPGGHSMILDAEVLLIDNKAGKPLPFGTLGVHKKAAFQDANVCLFVFDCIYFNNTSLMDRPLRERRKFLHDNMVEIPNRILFSEMKHVTKASDLADMINRVIREGLEGLVLKDIKSTYEPGKRHWLKVKKDYLNEGAMADTADLVVLGAFYGQGSKGGMMSIFLMGCYDPKSQKWCTVTKCAGGHDDATLARLQKELDMVKISKDPSKIPSWLKINKIYYPDFIVPDPKKAPVWEITGAEFSKAEAHTADGISIRFPRCTRIRDDKDWKTATNLPQLKELYQLSKEKSDFNIVAEEEGSTASSSGENEGNSRSSTPHKIAKTPPSKSPAKAKKPEGSKAVVRSPAKKAEEKRGEKRKAAEPDDNRKKYEASEPFQFLH, encoded by the exons ATGCGCCATGCCCGCCCTGCGTGGCCGCGAGTCCCGGATTTGAAGCCGACGCGGGGGcggcggcgcgggccgagggggCTGGGCCGGTCAGTCCCCGGACGCTCCTGCCCGCGGCTGCCGGAACCAG TGTGGCATCGAGGGAGCTGTATGCCGGCCGTTTTCAAGAGCCTCTTCTTACAGACTGCCAGGACGCTCCTCAGAAGGGAAGGACTTCGCCTGCCCCAGAGACAGGCTTTTCTGCTGAGATTTGAAAGTTGCCTTCTGCGTCTCCTGGCGGCCAGCCCGTTTGCTTGGTTCCGATTGCTGGTAAGAAATAAGTCTCTCCTTTCTGCCGGCAGAAACCAGGGAGCTTGTGCTGAAGACTTTGCTGTTCCCTCGGCTTTGCATGTTTGGCATCGGAGGGTCTGCACAGTCCCTGATGAGATGGCGGAGCAGAGGTACTGCGTGGACTATGCCAAGCGCGGCACAGCCGGCTGCAAGAAATGTAAGGAGAAGATCTTGAAGGGGATGGTGCGCATTGGGAAGGTGGTCCCCAACCCCTTCACAGAGTCGGGCGGGGAGATGAAGGAGTGGTACCATGTGAAGTGCATTTTTGAGAAGCTAGAGAGGGCTCGGGCCACAACAAAGAAGATTGAAGACATCACAGACTTGGAGGGTTGGGAACAGCTCCAGGATCCGGAGAAAGATATGATAAACCAGTATATCTCAG AGGCCAGTTCCAAGGCTGCGAACACACCTAAGAAAAAGGCGACAATCCAGGCGAAGCTCTCCCCCAGCGGACAGATAACCAGTCCCAAGAAGGAGCTGCTAGCTACCCCCAATCCATCACCAAAGAAATTCTCTGGCTTCACAG CTAAACCGGGCAATTCTGATGAAGCCCCTGAAAGCTCTTCCCACAAGTCTAGCCTCTCTGCAAAGAAGTGTGACCCAAAGCACAAGGATTGCTTGCTGCGGGAGTTCAGAAAGTTGTGCGCCATGGTTGCCGAGAAGCCCAGCTATAACGTGAAAACGCAAATCATTCAGGACTTCTTGCAAAAAGGAACTGCGGGAG ATGGCTTCCATGGTGACCTCTACCTGACTATTAAGCTGCTATTACCAGGTGTCATTAAAAGTGTTTACAACTTGAACGACAAGCAGATTGTCAAGCTATTCAGCAGGATTTTCAACTGCAGCCAGGAGGAGATGGTCCGAGACCTGGAGCAG GGAGATGTTTCCGAAACGGTGCGCATCTTTTTTGAAGACAGCAAGTCCTGCCCTCCTGCTGCCAAAAGTCTCCTTACCATCCAGGAAGTGGATGAGTTCCTCACTCAACTTTCAAAGCTTTCCAAGGAGGACGACCAGCAAAGTGTGCTGCAGGATATCACTAGCAG GTGCACAGGGAATGACCTGAAATGCATCATCAGGCTAATAAAGCATGATCTGAAAATGAATGCTGGTGCAAAGCATGT GTTGGATGCTTTAGATCCTAATGCTTATGAGGCATTCAAAGCCTCCCGCAATCTCCAGAATGTGGTGGAGCGAGTGCTGAGGAACCAGCAGGAGGCTGACAAGTTGCCAGGTCTGAAGCGAACCCTCAGCGTCCAGGCCTCACTGATGACCCCTGTTCAACCCATGCTG GCTGAAGCCTGCAAGTCAATTGAATACGCCATGAAGAAGTGCCCCAATGGGATGTATGCAGAGATCAAATACGATGGGGAGCGAGTCCAGGTCCACAAGAATGGAGATCACTTCAGCTACTTCAGCCGAAGCCTCAAACCTGTCCTCCCTCACAAA GTAGCCCATTTTAAGGACTTCATCCCCCAGGCTTTCCCTGGTGGACATAGTATGATCCTGGATGCGGAAGTTCTTCTGATTGACAACAAAGCAGGCAAACCGCTACCCTTCGGGACCCTTGGAGTGCATAAG aaagctgctttccaGGATGCCAATGTCTGCTTGTTTGTGTTTGACTGCATCTATTTCAATAACACCAGCCTGATGGACAG GCCCCTGCGTGAGCGTCGAAAGTTTCTCCATGATAACATGGTGGAAATCCCCAACCGGATACTCTTCTCTGAGATGAAGCATGTCACG AAAGCTTCAGATCTGGCAGATATGATCAATCGAGTCATCCGTGAGGGGCTGGAAGGACTGGTGCTGAAAGATATAAAG AGTACGTACGAGCCTGGTAAACGTCACTGGCTAAAAGTGAAAAAGGACTATCTGAATGAAGGTGCCATGGCTGACACAGCAGACTTGGTGGTTCTGGGAGCTTTCTATGGACAAGGCAGTAAAG GTGGGATGATGTCCATTTTCCTCATGGGCTGCTATGACCCCAAGAGCCAGAAATGGTGCACGGTGACAAAGTGCGCGGGTGGGCACGATGATGCCACCCTGGCTCGCCTGCAGAAGGAGCTGGACATGGTGAAGATCAGCAAG GATCCCAGTAAAATTCCAAGCTGGCTGAAAATTAACAAGATCTATTATCCAGACTTCATTGTTCCAGACCCAAAG AAAGCCCCGGTGTGGGAGATCACAGGTGCTGAGTTCTCTAAAGCAGAAGCCCACACTGCAGATGGGATCTCCATCCGCTTCCCTCGCTGCACCCGGATCCGAGATGACAAAGACTGGAAGACGGCCACCAACCTCCCTCAGCTCAAG GAGCTATACCAGCTCTCCAAGGAGAAGTCCGATTTCAATATCgtagcagaggaggaggggtccacagccagcagcagtggCGAGAATGAGGGAAATTCTAGGTCTTCCACACCCCACAAAATTGCTAAGACACCCCCAAGCAAGTCACCTGCAAAAGCCAAGAAGCCAGAAG GCAGCAAAGCAGTTGTTAGATCTCCGGCAAAGAAGGCGGAGGAAAAGCGAGGGGAGAAACGGAAAGCAGCTGAGCCGGACGACAACAGAAAGAAG